One part of the Caproiciproducens sp. CPB-2 genome encodes these proteins:
- a CDS encoding helix-turn-helix domain-containing protein, with translation MVARRLKELRTEHKLTQNDIAALLNISREAYCMYENQKRQLNYESLCILADYYHVTLDYLFGRSDRPDLTGPLGSEEKLLLEYYRAMDQRGRENVMGMAKVEYQRGIKRRDFSEPVI, from the coding sequence GTGGTTGCTCGAAGATTAAAGGAGCTTCGCACGGAACATAAACTCACTCAGAATGACATAGCAGCCCTTTTAAATATATCACGAGAAGCATATTGTATGTACGAAAATCAGAAAAGACAATTAAACTACGAATCCCTTTGTATTCTTGCCGATTATTATCATGTGACACTGGATTATCTGTTTGGGCGGTCCGATCGGCCGGATTTGACCGGGCCGCTCGGGAGTGAGGAAAAACTGCTGCTTGAGTATTACCGCGCCATGGACCAGCGGGGACGGGAAAATGTCATGGGAATGGCCAAAGTGGAGTATCAGAGAGGAATCAAAAGGAGAGACTTTTCCGAGCCGGTCATATGA
- a CDS encoding YjgB family protein has translation MTLNVKRTLAACVCAACTLAAMTGCSNFNSGSSQIASSAPVSSEAVSSSVASEVSSAPESSQPADAQADLLKLMKETAVKGKVINCDFAVQSNVIEDVEEKWGKEDKSEYIAAAKGTYATYSKKGFVFGFNKGSQLFEVRSFDSQLKEITLSKTEEVFGKPDYDVTSGNDRIIGYVVSKDYKILMVFPDSKANGANAVLDHYSVFYPAGTVNMMADDPGRQW, from the coding sequence ATGACATTGAATGTGAAAAGAACACTGGCGGCCTGCGTCTGTGCGGCGTGTACGCTCGCGGCAATGACAGGCTGCTCCAATTTCAACTCCGGCAGCTCACAGATTGCCTCTTCCGCACCGGTCTCTTCGGAAGCTGTTTCCTCCTCCGTCGCCTCCGAGGTCAGCTCGGCGCCGGAATCTTCCCAGCCGGCTGATGCTCAGGCGGATCTTCTCAAACTGATGAAAGAGACCGCGGTAAAAGGAAAAGTGATTAACTGCGACTTCGCGGTTCAATCCAATGTAATTGAGGATGTAGAGGAAAAGTGGGGAAAGGAAGACAAATCCGAATACATTGCCGCCGCCAAGGGAACCTACGCGACCTATTCCAAGAAGGGCTTTGTGTTCGGCTTCAACAAGGGCTCTCAGCTGTTTGAAGTCAGGTCGTTTGACAGCCAGCTGAAAGAAATCACCCTTTCCAAAACGGAAGAAGTTTTCGGAAAGCCGGATTACGACGTGACTTCGGGCAACGACAGGATCATCGGTTACGTTGTCAGCAAGGATTATAAAATTTTGATGGTGTTCCCGGATTCCAAGGCGAACGGCGCGAACGCCGTGCTCGATCATTACTCTGTGTTTTATCCTGCCGGTACGGTCAACATGATGGCCGACGACCCGGGCCGCCAGTGGTAA
- a CDS encoding LCP family protein yields MNRQNRDSRSQRNGVGSGPRNAGRRTNFDTGEIDRYHYVDRDIYSSSQPARRGGKKYGRKKSGLKKFLTGLLCLILIVCAGVFVYGKYLMSRLDRSEEINTSKYIEQPSAAPTWGVISDNQITNILLIGTDKGDDGNSSRSDTTMLISIDTKNKTLRLVSFLRDLYVEIPTMKKQKLNAAYTKGGAALTMQTLENNFRINIDKYISVDFENFATIIDKMGGLDIEMDQKLCDAENRNMGSNLKPGVNHLDGRLAVYYARIRETDSDFGRTGRQREVMELMIKKLEGMSPIKINSMMNEFLPLVKTNLTDSELMYLASIAGSVSNYPMKTMHIPNLNTYTEPTIKGIGEVLDPDLPENCQLLRAFLYGEDAGTGESGTAPN; encoded by the coding sequence ATGAACAGACAAAACCGCGACAGCCGGTCGCAGCGCAACGGTGTTGGTTCGGGGCCGCGAAACGCGGGCAGAAGAACAAATTTTGACACCGGTGAAATCGACCGGTACCATTATGTCGACCGCGATATTTACAGCAGCAGTCAGCCCGCACGGCGGGGAGGCAAAAAATACGGCAGGAAAAAAAGCGGCCTGAAGAAATTTCTCACGGGCCTCCTGTGCCTGATTCTGATTGTATGCGCGGGCGTCTTCGTATATGGAAAATATCTGATGTCGCGTCTGGACCGGTCGGAAGAAATCAACACTTCGAAATATATTGAGCAGCCCAGCGCCGCACCCACGTGGGGAGTTATTTCGGACAACCAGATCACCAATATTCTGCTGATCGGCACCGACAAGGGAGACGACGGGAACAGCAGCCGAAGTGATACCACCATGCTGATTTCCATTGACACAAAAAACAAGACGCTCCGTCTGGTTTCCTTTCTGCGGGATTTGTACGTTGAAATTCCCACAATGAAAAAGCAGAAGCTGAACGCGGCCTATACAAAGGGCGGCGCGGCGCTTACCATGCAGACCCTGGAAAACAATTTCAGAATCAATATCGACAAGTATATTTCCGTTGACTTCGAGAATTTTGCCACCATTATCGATAAAATGGGCGGATTGGACATCGAAATGGATCAAAAGCTCTGCGACGCGGAAAACCGGAATATGGGCAGCAACCTGAAGCCGGGGGTCAATCATCTGGACGGCCGGCTGGCTGTGTATTACGCCCGAATCCGCGAGACGGACAGCGACTTTGGCCGTACCGGCAGGCAGCGTGAGGTCATGGAGCTGATGATTAAAAAGCTGGAAGGCATGAGCCCGATCAAGATCAACAGCATGATGAATGAATTTCTGCCGCTGGTCAAGACGAACCTCACCGATTCGGAGCTGATGTATCTTGCTTCCATCGCGGGCTCCGTTTCCAACTATCCCATGAAAACCATGCATATTCCAAACCTGAACACCTATACCGAACCTACCATCAAGGGAATCGGCGAAGTGCTCGACCCGGATCTGCCGGAGAACTGTCAGCTCCTGAGAGCTTTTCTCTACGGTGAAGATGCCGGAACCGGCGAATCCGGCACGGCTCCAAATTAA
- a CDS encoding peptide ABC transporter substrate-binding protein — MLKRITAALLCLTILFSFSGCGKNEPKNANKKFNYYLASEPKTLDPQIASDSAAAVAVEALFEGLVRLGADNRPYPGVAEKWVGSENDTVFTFTLRSSAKWSDKEKTPVTANDFVYAFRRALSPQTGSPTCSRMFCIQNAREVNAGTVPADQLGVTAPDAHTLVVRLNYSYPDFPAITAAPVFMPCNQKFFESTSGRYGLEIKYLIGNGPFEIDGKYGWSHGQYLSLVRSDTYAGKQKPLPSNLKFTVQNEDNAITDPVDALKSGTVDAIAVSGSQAAAAQAQGGTITSFEDTTWGLCFNTQSELMKSKNIRRAFIQAFDRAKVLQHLPKNMSAANDIIPPSTTLLGKPYRSLANGGSYFLKQDKNAAALLAAGLNELSLSELKSVTVICPDDANVKLMLNEMIASWNVQFHNYFNMEPLPEDQLASRIQSGDYQVALCPVQPAGDGPLSVLSLFKSSEKNNPAKWKDPAFDAMLDSAEKNGGADSAAIFANAEKYLNEQGVFYPLYYEKHYYACAKGVTGVVFHPYGAGVDFIQAGKE, encoded by the coding sequence TTGCTGAAAAGAATAACGGCAGCCCTGCTCTGTCTTACAATATTATTTTCTTTTTCCGGATGCGGAAAAAACGAACCGAAAAACGCGAATAAAAAATTCAACTACTATCTTGCCTCCGAACCGAAAACGCTGGATCCTCAGATCGCATCGGACAGTGCCGCCGCAGTGGCGGTCGAAGCACTGTTTGAGGGATTGGTGCGCCTTGGCGCGGACAATCGCCCCTACCCGGGCGTTGCGGAAAAATGGGTCGGCAGCGAAAACGATACGGTATTTACCTTCACCCTGCGCAGCAGCGCCAAATGGTCGGACAAGGAAAAAACGCCCGTCACCGCGAACGATTTTGTCTATGCGTTCCGGCGTGCGCTTTCTCCGCAGACCGGATCGCCGACCTGTTCCCGCATGTTCTGTATTCAAAACGCCAGAGAAGTAAACGCCGGAACGGTGCCCGCCGACCAGCTTGGGGTAACCGCCCCGGATGCCCATACGCTGGTGGTGCGGCTCAACTATTCCTATCCGGACTTTCCCGCCATCACCGCGGCGCCCGTCTTTATGCCCTGCAACCAGAAATTTTTTGAAAGCACTTCGGGGCGTTACGGCCTGGAGATAAAATACCTGATTGGAAACGGCCCCTTTGAAATAGACGGCAAGTACGGATGGTCCCACGGCCAGTACCTCAGCCTTGTCCGTTCCGACACCTATGCCGGAAAGCAAAAGCCGCTGCCGTCCAACCTGAAATTCACCGTGCAAAACGAGGACAACGCGATTACCGACCCGGTCGACGCGCTGAAGAGCGGCACAGTGGACGCGATTGCCGTTTCCGGCAGTCAGGCCGCCGCCGCACAGGCGCAGGGCGGTACCATCACCTCCTTTGAGGACACAACCTGGGGACTCTGCTTCAACACGCAGTCCGAACTGATGAAAAGCAAAAATATCCGGCGGGCTTTCATCCAGGCCTTTGACCGGGCAAAGGTACTGCAGCACCTGCCGAAGAACATGTCCGCCGCAAACGATATCATTCCCCCGTCCACCACCCTGCTGGGCAAGCCTTACCGCAGCCTTGCCAACGGCGGCTCCTACTTTTTAAAGCAGGACAAAAACGCGGCGGCTCTTCTGGCCGCGGGGCTGAACGAGCTTTCCCTTTCAGAGCTGAAAAGCGTGACCGTCATCTGTCCCGACGACGCCAATGTCAAGCTGATGCTCAATGAAATGATCGCTTCCTGGAACGTCCAGTTCCACAATTACTTCAATATGGAGCCGCTTCCCGAAGACCAGCTCGCTTCCCGTATTCAATCGGGAGACTATCAGGTTGCGCTATGCCCTGTCCAGCCGGCCGGCGACGGCCCGCTTTCCGTTCTGTCCCTGTTTAAAAGCAGCGAGAAGAACAATCCCGCCAAATGGAAGGATCCCGCTTTCGACGCCATGCTGGACAGCGCGGAGAAAAACGGCGGAGCGGATTCCGCCGCAATTTTCGCAAATGCCGAAAAGTATTTGAATGAACAGGGCGTGTTCTATCCCCTGTACTACGAAAAGCACTACTACGCCTGTGCAAAGGGCGTGACCGGGGTCGTTTTCCACCCTTACGGCGCGGGCGTGGATTTCATCCAGGCCGGAAAAGAATAA
- a CDS encoding SpoIIE family protein phosphatase, with protein MLKAKAGRVSFTAAALDPTKAVAKQVVYFTVALLCSRGLVFGKYAPFGVAAVAAFPYSGIWSVVLGSTAGYLLPSPAAVPVHYIAAVLAAAAIRWTLNDLIKLKMHPGFAPATAFLPVLCTGMAIVFVNGSASTTVAMYVAEALLAGGMAYFFARTSKVIASGRSIGTMNPQEIACAALSAGVVLLSLSNLSIGPVSLGRVLAVVAILFAARYGGVAGGSVAGISAGIVFSLSTSGLNYLSGAYALGGMMAGVFSPVGQLASVVAFIFSNAVASLQVGNQEAVIGGLYEVMAATVFYMLLPQRVGAPLIGMFSHADDTSRSDGLRRSVIMKLDYAAKALGSVSESVEEVSKKLYTACAPDINGVYKKTIDDVCCSCGLKVYCWERNYSESMNAFNDLTDKLRVKGKIERSDFNTQFATHCSRLPVVMDSVNTNYNEFMIRDAADSRAQQVRSMVSDQFTTTSNMLEDMAAELELYEQFDFAAAQKVGEVLRGAGILPIDISCRTDRFDRMSIEIITAQLDGVRLNKGELTDEISRACGRSFQQPCISMVKGKCRLQISERPLYRVQTGCAQHSCGNRQLCGDSWDAFPDGNGRQIVIISDGMGTGGRAAVDGAMACGILSRLVKAGIGFDASLKIVNSALMVKSGDESLATVDLAALDLFNGNLEFMKAGAPVSVLRKSGRAMVIDAPSLPIGILNEINFSKSSDSLEKDDLLIMLSDGALAAGDDWICETVEKWNGQIPQELAEEIVTQAIARRTDGHDDDITALVIKVRENE; from the coding sequence ATGTTAAAAGCGAAGGCGGGGCGCGTCAGCTTTACGGCGGCTGCTTTGGACCCTACAAAGGCTGTTGCAAAGCAGGTGGTTTATTTCACGGTGGCGCTGCTCTGTTCACGGGGACTGGTATTCGGCAAATACGCGCCGTTCGGCGTTGCGGCGGTCGCGGCATTTCCGTACTCGGGGATCTGGAGCGTTGTGCTGGGGAGCACGGCGGGGTATCTGCTGCCTTCTCCGGCGGCTGTGCCGGTACATTATATAGCGGCGGTTCTGGCCGCCGCGGCGATCCGCTGGACGTTGAACGACCTTATCAAGCTCAAAATGCATCCGGGCTTTGCTCCCGCGACGGCGTTTCTCCCGGTGCTCTGTACGGGCATGGCCATCGTCTTTGTCAACGGCTCCGCTTCGACGACCGTGGCGATGTATGTGGCGGAAGCGCTCCTCGCCGGCGGGATGGCGTACTTCTTTGCGCGCACGTCCAAGGTGATTGCTTCCGGCAGGAGCATCGGAACCATGAACCCGCAGGAAATCGCCTGTGCGGCGCTGTCGGCGGGCGTGGTCCTGCTGTCGCTTTCCAACCTGAGCATCGGCCCGGTCTCGCTCGGGCGCGTGCTGGCGGTGGTGGCGATCCTGTTTGCCGCGCGCTACGGCGGTGTTGCCGGCGGCAGCGTGGCCGGCATTTCGGCGGGCATCGTGTTCAGCCTTTCCACCTCGGGACTGAACTATCTTTCCGGCGCCTACGCGCTCGGCGGCATGATGGCGGGCGTATTTTCCCCGGTCGGGCAGCTCGCGTCCGTGGTCGCCTTTATTTTTTCCAACGCGGTCGCCTCTCTTCAGGTGGGCAATCAGGAAGCCGTCATCGGGGGACTTTACGAAGTGATGGCGGCGACTGTGTTTTATATGCTGCTGCCGCAGAGGGTCGGAGCGCCGCTGATCGGCATGTTTTCCCACGCCGACGATACATCCCGTTCCGACGGCCTTCGCCGCTCGGTCATCATGAAACTCGATTACGCCGCGAAGGCTCTCGGCAGCGTCTCCGAATCGGTGGAGGAAGTCTCCAAAAAGCTTTATACCGCGTGCGCGCCGGACATCAACGGCGTGTACAAGAAAACGATAGACGACGTCTGCTGCAGCTGCGGGTTAAAGGTCTACTGCTGGGAGCGCAACTACAGCGAAAGCATGAACGCGTTCAACGACCTGACGGACAAGCTCAGGGTGAAAGGGAAAATCGAGCGCTCCGACTTTAACACGCAGTTTGCCACACACTGCAGCAGGCTGCCGGTGGTTATGGACAGCGTCAACACCAATTACAATGAATTCATGATCCGGGACGCGGCGGACAGCCGCGCGCAGCAAGTGCGGAGCATGGTTTCCGACCAGTTTACCACCACCAGCAACATGCTGGAGGATATGGCGGCGGAGCTTGAGCTTTACGAGCAGTTTGATTTCGCCGCGGCTCAGAAGGTCGGGGAAGTCCTGCGCGGGGCGGGCATCCTGCCCATTGACATCAGCTGCCGGACAGACCGTTTCGACCGCATGTCGATCGAAATCATCACCGCTCAGCTGGACGGCGTCCGCCTGAACAAAGGCGAGCTTACGGACGAAATTTCACGCGCGTGCGGCCGGAGTTTTCAGCAGCCCTGCATCAGCATGGTAAAAGGGAAGTGCAGGCTGCAGATTTCGGAGCGTCCCCTCTACCGCGTACAGACCGGATGCGCCCAGCACTCCTGCGGAAACAGGCAGCTCTGCGGCGACAGCTGGGACGCCTTCCCCGACGGCAACGGCCGCCAGATCGTGATCATCAGCGACGGAATGGGGACGGGCGGCCGCGCGGCGGTGGACGGCGCGATGGCCTGCGGGATTTTGTCTCGTCTGGTCAAGGCCGGTATCGGATTCGACGCCTCGCTCAAGATCGTGAATTCGGCACTGATGGTGAAATCGGGCGACGAATCGCTCGCAACCGTTGATTTGGCCGCGCTCGACCTTTTCAACGGGAATCTTGAATTTATGAAAGCCGGCGCGCCCGTCAGCGTGCTGCGCAAATCGGGGCGGGCCATGGTGATCGACGCCCCCAGCCTGCCGATCGGCATCCTGAACGAAATCAATTTTTCCAAGTCCTCGGACAGCCTGGAAAAAGACGATCTGCTGATTATGCTTTCCGACGGGGCGCTCGCCGCGGGGGACGACTGGATCTGTGAAACGGTGGAGAAATGGAACGGCCAGATCCCGCAGGAGCTTGCGGAGGAAATCGTAACACAGGCGATTGCCCGCCGTACCGACGGACACGACGACGATATCACTGCTTTGGTCATAAAAGTAAGAGAAAACGAATAA
- the metG gene encoding methionine--tRNA ligase: MDKKTFYITTPIYYPSGKAHIGHSYCTVASDAIARYKRMQGYDVMFLTGTDEHGQKIEINAEKEGVTPKEYVDKIVAGFQDLWKLLNISNDRFIRTTDDYHVKAVQKIFKILHDKGEIYKGKYEGWYCTPCESFWTETQLKDGKCPDCGREVKRANEEAYFFRLSKYADRLLKLYEDQPNFIQPESRKNEMINFIKQGLEDLCVSRTSFTWGIPVDFDPKHVVYVWLDALTNYITAMGYGSDDDSDYQKYWPADVHFVGKEIVRFHTIIWPAMLMALGLPLPKQVYGHGWLLFGDGSKMSKSKGNVVDPVILCDRYGVDAIRYFLLREIPFGADGVFTNEALIGRINSDLANDLGNLLSRSTAMAEKYFGGKIPAERESAPLDDELIQTALGLRQKCDDAIAGYQFSNALTEIWKLIARTNKYIDETMPWALGKDETKRARLAAVIYNLCESLRIVSILITPFIPETAPKIQAQLGAKADVLTYDAAAKWGLLPSDTVISKGETLFPRIDVDKEIEELNKLIPNPAEEKKEAPAEKEIEGIAQIGIDDFGKVELRVGKIIACEPIKRAKKLLKLTIDDGEGQRTVASGIAKWYQPEDLTGHSIILVANLKPAVLCGVESQGMILAADAGEDVKVIFVDGIPAGSKVR; this comes from the coding sequence ATGGACAAAAAAACTTTTTACATCACAACGCCTATTTATTATCCCTCGGGCAAGGCGCACATCGGGCACAGCTACTGCACCGTTGCCAGCGACGCAATCGCGCGCTACAAGCGAATGCAGGGCTACGACGTGATGTTTCTGACCGGTACGGACGAACACGGTCAGAAAATTGAGATCAACGCCGAAAAAGAGGGTGTGACCCCCAAGGAATATGTCGATAAAATTGTCGCGGGCTTTCAGGATTTGTGGAAGCTTCTGAATATTTCCAACGACCGGTTTATCCGCACCACCGACGATTATCATGTCAAGGCGGTACAGAAAATCTTCAAAATTCTCCATGATAAAGGAGAAATTTACAAAGGAAAATATGAGGGCTGGTACTGCACCCCCTGCGAATCCTTCTGGACGGAGACCCAGCTGAAGGACGGCAAATGCCCCGACTGCGGCAGAGAAGTAAAAAGGGCCAATGAGGAAGCCTATTTCTTCCGTCTTTCCAAATACGCGGACAGGCTGTTAAAGCTCTATGAAGACCAGCCGAATTTCATCCAGCCGGAGAGCCGCAAAAACGAAATGATCAATTTCATCAAGCAGGGACTGGAGGACCTGTGTGTTTCCCGCACCAGCTTTACGTGGGGAATCCCCGTCGATTTCGATCCGAAGCACGTCGTATATGTGTGGCTGGACGCTCTGACCAACTACATCACCGCGATGGGCTACGGTTCGGACGATGATTCCGATTACCAAAAATACTGGCCCGCCGACGTGCATTTTGTCGGCAAGGAGATCGTGCGTTTCCACACCATCATCTGGCCCGCCATGCTGATGGCGCTCGGCCTTCCCCTGCCCAAGCAGGTCTACGGCCACGGCTGGCTTCTGTTCGGCGACGGCAGCAAGATGAGCAAATCGAAGGGCAACGTGGTCGACCCGGTCATCCTGTGCGACCGCTACGGCGTGGACGCCATCCGTTACTTCCTCCTGCGGGAAATCCCGTTCGGCGCGGACGGCGTATTCACCAACGAGGCGCTGATCGGCCGCATCAATTCCGACCTTGCGAACGATTTAGGAAACCTTCTCTCCCGCTCCACCGCGATGGCGGAGAAATACTTCGGCGGCAAAATTCCCGCCGAACGGGAGAGCGCGCCCCTTGACGACGAGCTGATTCAGACGGCGCTCGGCCTGCGTCAAAAATGCGACGACGCGATTGCCGGCTATCAGTTCAGCAACGCGCTGACCGAAATCTGGAAGCTGATTGCCCGTACCAACAAATATATCGATGAAACCATGCCCTGGGCTTTGGGAAAGGACGAGACAAAGCGCGCGCGTCTGGCCGCGGTTATTTACAATCTCTGCGAGAGCCTGCGTATCGTATCGATTCTGATTACGCCTTTCATTCCGGAAACGGCGCCGAAAATCCAGGCGCAGCTCGGCGCAAAGGCAGACGTGCTGACCTACGACGCGGCGGCGAAGTGGGGACTTCTGCCCTCTGACACCGTGATTTCCAAAGGAGAAACCCTGTTCCCGCGCATCGACGTGGACAAGGAAATCGAAGAGCTGAACAAGCTGATCCCGAATCCCGCCGAGGAAAAGAAGGAAGCCCCCGCGGAAAAGGAAATCGAAGGCATTGCGCAGATCGGCATTGACGACTTCGGAAAGGTCGAGCTGCGTGTCGGTAAAATCATCGCGTGCGAACCGATCAAGCGCGCAAAGAAGCTGCTGAAGCTGACGATCGACGACGGAGAAGGACAGAGGACGGTCGCTTCGGGCATTGCAAAATGGTATCAGCCGGAGGACCTGACGGGACACAGCATTATTCTGGTCGCAAACCTGAAGCCCGCCGTGCTGTGCGGTGTGGAAAGTCAGGGCATGATTCTGGCGGCGGATGCCGGAGAAGACGTAAAAGTGATTTTCGTGGACGGAATTCCCGCCGGGAGCAAAGTCCGCTGA
- a CDS encoding TatD family hydrolase — MLKPIFDSHAHYDDAAFDDDRDVVLSGLPGRGICNVINCGADLDSSLASIQLAADYPYLYAAVGIHPECVKDAPENYPEQLEELLHRDKVVAVGEIGLDYHFEDNAPRDVQKAAFETQILLAEKHRLPIIVHDRDAHGDTMEILRKHKPSGVVHCFSGSVEMAMECVRLGMYIGLGGAVTFKNARVPVEVAAAVPLERMLMETDCPYMAPVPFRGKRNDSTLIAYTAARIAEIRGITAEELLTVTRQNAETLFHIG, encoded by the coding sequence ATGCTGAAGCCTATTTTCGATTCCCACGCGCATTACGACGACGCGGCTTTTGACGACGACCGCGACGTGGTTCTGTCCGGGCTTCCCGGCCGCGGAATCTGCAACGTGATCAACTGCGGGGCGGATCTGGACTCTTCCCTCGCTTCCATCCAACTGGCGGCGGATTATCCGTATCTTTACGCCGCCGTGGGCATCCACCCGGAATGTGTCAAGGATGCGCCCGAAAACTATCCGGAACAGCTGGAAGAGCTGCTCCATCGGGACAAGGTCGTCGCGGTCGGAGAAATCGGGCTGGACTATCATTTTGAGGACAACGCTCCGAGGGACGTACAGAAAGCGGCCTTTGAAACCCAGATTCTGCTGGCGGAAAAGCACCGCCTGCCAATCATCGTGCATGACCGCGACGCGCACGGCGACACCATGGAGATTCTTCGCAAACACAAGCCGTCCGGCGTGGTGCACTGCTTTTCCGGCAGTGTGGAAATGGCGATGGAGTGCGTCCGGCTCGGCATGTATATCGGTCTGGGCGGCGCGGTCACATTCAAAAACGCGCGCGTACCGGTGGAGGTGGCGGCCGCCGTTCCGCTCGAACGGATGCTGATGGAAACGGACTGCCCGTATATGGCGCCGGTCCCGTTCCGCGGAAAGCGCAACGATTCCACCCTGATCGCCTATACCGCCGCGCGGATCGCTGAAATCCGGGGAATCACCGCGGAAGAGCTTTTAACAGTTACGCGCCAAAACGCGGAAACACTTTTTCATATCGGATAG